The following coding sequences are from one Hydrotalea sp. window:
- the glnA gene encoding type I glutamate--ammonia ligase — MSSAKDVLKKIKDENIKYVSFRFTDPRGKWHHFAQMANTVEDALDEGLMFDGSSIEGWKAINESDMLLKPDVSRCFVNPFTAEPELVIFCDVIDPVTGNNYERDPRSIAKKSVDYLNSLGIADTALFGPESEFFVFDSVKWSNEQNLVAYSFDSEEWPSNSWKDYEDGNPGHRPRQKGGYFPVPPVDRGVDFRAEMLDALTGMGLKMEKHHHEVAPAQHELGMKYDTLVATADNMQIYKFGVHNVAESFGKTATFMPKPLHGDNGSGMHVHISLWKNGENTFVKKGNYADLSETALFFIGGVIKHAKALNAFTNPSTNSYKRLIPGFEAPVMMAYSARNRSAACRIPHVANLKAKRVEFRFPDPLANPYLCYTALLMAGLDGINNKIHPGDPHDMDLYHLPPAELKKIPTVCHSLREALESLEKDNSFLTKGDVFTKDFIESYSQILWQQVYRLEHHPHPAEYDMYYSH, encoded by the coding sequence ATGTCATCCGCCAAAGACGTTTTAAAAAAAATTAAGGACGAAAACATAAAATATGTTTCGTTCCGCTTCACCGACCCACGTGGCAAATGGCACCATTTCGCCCAAATGGCCAATACCGTGGAGGACGCGTTGGACGAGGGATTGATGTTCGATGGTTCGTCAATCGAGGGCTGGAAGGCGATTAACGAATCAGACATGTTGTTAAAACCCGACGTGTCGCGTTGTTTCGTCAACCCATTTACCGCAGAACCCGAATTGGTTATTTTTTGCGACGTTATCGACCCGGTAACCGGCAATAATTACGAACGCGACCCACGTTCTATCGCCAAAAAATCGGTCGATTATTTAAATTCACTCGGCATTGCCGACACCGCCCTTTTCGGGCCGGAATCTGAATTTTTTGTGTTCGATTCGGTTAAATGGAGCAACGAGCAAAATTTGGTCGCCTATAGCTTTGACAGCGAAGAATGGCCGTCAAATTCATGGAAGGATTACGAGGACGGCAACCCCGGCCATCGGCCACGTCAAAAAGGTGGTTACTTTCCGGTGCCGCCAGTTGACCGTGGGGTTGATTTCCGTGCCGAGATGCTCGATGCCTTGACCGGCATGGGGTTGAAAATGGAAAAACACCACCATGAAGTTGCGCCGGCGCAACATGAATTGGGCATGAAGTATGACACGTTGGTTGCGACCGCGGACAACATGCAAATTTATAAATTCGGCGTGCATAATGTTGCCGAATCGTTTGGCAAAACCGCGACCTTCATGCCAAAACCGCTTCACGGCGACAATGGCTCGGGCATGCATGTGCATATCTCGCTTTGGAAAAATGGCGAAAATACCTTTGTGAAAAAAGGTAATTACGCTGACCTTTCCGAAACGGCATTGTTTTTTATCGGTGGCGTGATTAAACACGCAAAGGCCCTTAATGCCTTCACCAACCCCTCGACCAACAGCTACAAGCGGTTGATCCCCGGGTTCGAGGCACCGGTGATGATGGCCTATTCGGCGCGCAATCGCTCGGCGGCTTGCCGCATTCCCCATGTCGCCAATTTGAAGGCGAAGCGGGTGGAATTCCGCTTCCCCGACCCGTTGGCCAACCCCTATCTTTGCTACACCGCATTGTTGATGGCGGGGCTGGACGGCATCAATAACAAAATCCACCCGGGCGACCCGCACGATATGGATTTGTATCATTTGCCGCCCGCGGAATTGAAAAAAATTCCGACGGTGTGCCATTCGTTGCGCGAGGCGTTGGAAAGTTTGGAAAAAGACAATTCGTTCCTGACCAAGGGCGATGTCTTCACCAAGGATTTCATCGAATCATACAGCCAGATATTATGGCAACAGGTTTACCGGTTGGAACACCACCCACACCCGGCCGAATACGACATGTATTATTCGCATTAG
- the cobN gene encoding cobaltochelatase subunit CobN: MHLIVGDSQNLDGASNAVVINQTPADWLFLSFADTDLTLLALAMKRGNPLPSLRAANLAQMKHPFTIDDYIDKTAQHAKVIIIRLLGGKNYWAYGVEQFHKIAKQRNIQLYFLNGDGGADPELTDYTTGDAATRGLLETYWQKGGVENVAASLQLLSGETTLPPPRDILPAGLYAPNQAYDFAMWQVEKPAVVIMFYRAHFQSGQLSLFDKLLQGLKDNGISAVGIYVSGGKDQGAKKIIEHLFAKHQPKIILSFLNFAIANHMTGEVTASDDTIALNAWGLPCPMLQPLLSSTPKKTWQKNPQGLSVQDATLSVILPEQDGVIVDGIIGFKESARRHKQLETELKDFALAKESLSPLIKKLQCYLQLQTIDNHDKKLVVVTSNYPAKDSRLMNGVGLNTPESVAQFFIALYKKKYDMGKAYQPRTTGNDIVGSLLAGVTNNYPADKKNGVVKKICLTLSLADYKKYFAQLSKPWQKKITAQWGAPQDDPFFDKGRKAFLIMGEQFGKVTLLLQPQRGYDIDPDATQHDPQLAPPHYYIAHYCFVNNIAPHAMVHFGKHGNLEWLPGKSLGGLNGVQSSCLPRALLPACPYFYPFIINDPGEGAQAKRRTSSAIIAHLPPMMMRAEQSASLQKLEWLMDEYNQARQLNEPRQKNIITAISDELTNTGLDKELGIDAKQWRDDGGLQQLAVIDRHLCDLRDLQIRGGLHVFGGKIERAQLAENIFYLLRVKTDIAPLGDVIADVLEKNNDQEPAHKKLLEQVFGKKITTAGDWQSAIDQLAILWLGDILSLPAAKNQQQKIKTLQPIFLLLKKSPAIKPLIMRAELLLAKILSSPKNEMNNLLRGLDGGFIPPGGSGAPSRGRPDLLPTGHNFFTVDNRKTPSPSAYDVARRSSELVLARYIAEHGDYPKTITLTAWGTAEMRTAGETIATALCLLGVTPNWEAATGRVTGFTIQPLSLLNRPRVMVNLRISGFFRDAFPHLINLFDGAHRAVAALPEPPAQNPIAHHYRETIAQLITGGVAEDVAGDLAGASIFGPAPGSYGTGMQQMLDNSTWRDTADLAQQFLQWTSHYYGKNQSANNVAVTPNHGGKKNIFHDKLAMTDVVMQNQDNREHDILDSDDYYQFQGGLFNAASFLQQGKGIDKKLAHYHNDHSNPQQPVVRSLSEEIGLILRGRAVNQKWLARIRQTGYKGGFEMAATVDYLFAFAATTHAVRPEHFDLLFQHYLLDKSSVDFLRANNAPALYDMAEKFDEAITRGLWQPKRNDTLNILESFLLEKNKKIH; the protein is encoded by the coding sequence ATGCACCTTATCGTCGGCGATAGCCAAAATCTTGACGGCGCCAGCAACGCCGTGGTGATAAACCAAACCCCCGCCGACTGGCTTTTTCTCTCCTTCGCCGACACCGACCTCACCCTGCTCGCCCTCGCCATGAAGCGGGGCAATCCCCTACCCAGCCTACGCGCCGCCAACCTGGCGCAGATGAAGCACCCCTTCACCATCGACGATTACATCGACAAAACCGCGCAACATGCAAAGGTGATTATCATCCGCCTGTTGGGTGGTAAAAACTATTGGGCCTATGGCGTCGAGCAATTTCACAAAATTGCAAAACAACGCAACATCCAACTTTATTTTTTAAATGGCGATGGCGGTGCCGACCCCGAGCTAACCGATTACACCACTGGCGATGCGGCGACGCGCGGTCTGTTGGAAACCTATTGGCAAAAGGGCGGGGTGGAAAATGTCGCGGCCAGCCTGCAACTTTTATCAGGCGAAACCACATTGCCGCCGCCGCGCGATATTTTGCCCGCCGGTTTATACGCGCCAAATCAAGCTTATGATTTTGCAATGTGGCAGGTCGAAAAACCGGCGGTCGTCATCATGTTTTATCGCGCCCATTTTCAATCGGGGCAATTGTCATTGTTCGATAAATTGTTGCAGGGGTTGAAAGATAACGGCATCAGCGCGGTTGGTATTTATGTCAGCGGCGGCAAGGACCAGGGCGCAAAAAAAATCATCGAGCATTTATTCGCAAAGCACCAACCAAAAATAATCTTGAGCTTTCTTAATTTTGCCATCGCGAATCACATGACGGGCGAGGTTACAGCTAGCGATGATACCATTGCGTTAAATGCCTGGGGACTGCCCTGCCCCATGTTGCAACCATTGTTGTCGTCGACGCCAAAAAAAACATGGCAAAAAAACCCGCAAGGCCTGTCGGTGCAGGATGCCACCCTGTCGGTTATTTTGCCGGAGCAAGACGGCGTGATTGTCGACGGCATTATCGGGTTTAAAGAATCGGCGCGTCGCCACAAACAATTGGAAACCGAGCTGAAGGATTTTGCCCTGGCGAAAGAATCCCTGTCACCGCTGATTAAAAAATTGCAATGTTATTTGCAATTACAAACCATAGATAACCACGATAAAAAATTGGTGGTGGTGACGTCGAATTACCCGGCGAAGGATAGCCGGTTGATGAACGGCGTCGGGCTGAACACGCCTGAATCGGTGGCGCAGTTTTTTATCGCGCTGTATAAAAAAAAATATGATATGGGGAAAGCATATCAGCCGCGCACGACCGGCAATGACATTGTGGGGTCGCTGTTGGCCGGGGTTACCAATAATTACCCGGCGGATAAAAAAAACGGCGTGGTGAAAAAAATTTGCCTGACCTTATCACTCGCCGATTACAAAAAATATTTTGCGCAACTCAGCAAGCCATGGCAAAAAAAAATTACCGCGCAATGGGGCGCGCCGCAGGACGACCCATTTTTTGACAAAGGACGTAAAGCCTTCCTTATCATGGGCGAACAATTTGGCAAGGTAACATTGCTGTTGCAACCGCAACGCGGTTACGACATCGACCCCGACGCAACGCAACATGACCCGCAACTGGCCCCGCCGCATTATTACATCGCCCATTATTGTTTTGTAAATAATATCGCGCCGCACGCCATGGTGCATTTTGGCAAGCACGGCAATTTGGAATGGTTGCCGGGGAAATCCTTGGGCGGATTAAATGGTGTTCAATCGTCATGCTTGCCACGCGCCCTGTTGCCGGCCTGCCCCTATTTTTATCCATTCATCATCAACGACCCGGGCGAGGGCGCGCAGGCGAAACGTCGCACCTCGTCGGCGATTATCGCGCACCTGCCGCCGATGATGATGCGCGCCGAGCAATCGGCGTCGTTACAAAAATTGGAATGGCTGATGGACGAATATAACCAAGCGCGGCAATTGAACGAACCACGGCAAAAAAATATCATCACCGCGATTAGCGATGAATTAACCAACACCGGTTTGGATAAAGAATTGGGCATCGACGCGAAACAATGGCGCGACGATGGCGGCCTGCAACAATTGGCGGTTATCGACCGGCATCTGTGCGATTTGCGCGACCTGCAAATTCGCGGCGGGTTGCATGTGTTTGGCGGCAAAATCGAGCGCGCGCAACTTGCCGAAAATATTTTTTATCTGTTGCGGGTGAAAACCGATATTGCACCATTGGGCGATGTTATCGCCGACGTGCTTGAAAAAAATAATGACCAAGAACCCGCGCACAAAAAATTGCTCGAACAGGTATTTGGCAAAAAAATCACCACCGCCGGCGACTGGCAATCGGCCATCGACCAATTGGCGATTTTGTGGCTGGGCGATATTTTGTCCCTGCCCGCCGCCAAAAATCAGCAACAGAAAATAAAAACGCTACAGCCAATTTTTTTATTATTAAAAAAATCGCCGGCGATAAAACCACTAATCATGCGGGCGGAATTATTATTGGCCAAGATTTTATCATCGCCAAAAAATGAAATGAATAATTTACTACGCGGGCTTGACGGCGGGTTTATTCCACCCGGCGGGTCGGGCGCGCCCAGCCGCGGTCGGCCTGACCTCCTGCCGACTGGTCATAATTTTTTCACGGTTGATAATCGCAAAACCCCCAGCCCATCGGCCTATGACGTGGCACGGCGGAGTAGTGAACTGGTGCTGGCGCGTTATATTGCCGAACATGGCGATTACCCAAAAACAATTACCCTGACGGCGTGGGGCACGGCCGAAATGCGCACCGCCGGCGAAACCATCGCCACCGCCCTGTGCCTGCTCGGGGTGACACCCAATTGGGAGGCCGCCACCGGCCGCGTTACCGGTTTTACCATCCAACCACTTTCGTTGTTGAACCGGCCACGGGTGATGGTCAATTTGCGGATTTCGGGTTTTTTTCGCGACGCCTTCCCCCACTTAATAAATTTATTTGACGGGGCACATCGCGCCGTCGCGGCCTTGCCCGAACCACCGGCGCAAAACCCCATCGCCCATCACTATCGCGAAACCATCGCGCAATTAATAACGGGTGGCGTTGCCGAGGACGTGGCCGGCGACCTGGCCGGCGCGTCGATATTTGGCCCGGCCCCGGGCAGTTACGGCACCGGCATGCAACAGATGCTCGACAACAGCACGTGGCGCGATACCGCCGACTTGGCGCAACAATTTTTGCAATGGACCAGTCATTATTATGGCAAAAATCAATCGGCCAATAATGTCGCCGTTACGCCCAACCACGGCGGCAAAAAAAATATCTTTCACGACAAATTGGCCATGACCGATGTCGTGATGCAAAACCAAGACAACCGCGAACATGATATTTTGGACAGCGACGATTATTACCAATTCCAAGGCGGCCTGTTCAATGCCGCCAGTTTTTTACAACAGGGCAAGGGCATCGATAAAAAACTAGCCCATTACCACAACGACCACAGCAACCCGCAACAACCGGTGGTGCGGAGCTTGTCAGAAGAAATCGGGTTGATTCTGCGCGGTCGCGCCGTCAATCAAAAATGGTTGGCGCGGATAAGGCAAACCGGTTACAAGGGCGGGTTTGAAATGGCGGCGACCGTCGATTATCTTTTCGCCTTTGCCGCCACCACCCATGCGGTGCGGCCGGAACATTTTGACCTTTTGTTTCAACATTATTTGCTCGATAAATCCTCGGTCGATTTTTTACGCGCCAACAACGCCCCCGCCCTTTACGACATGGCAGAAAAATTTGACGAGGCCATTACCCGTGGCCTGTGGCAACCCAAACGCAACGATACGCTAAATATATTGGAATCGTTTCTACTTGAAAAAAACAAAAAAATTCATTAA
- a CDS encoding ATP synthase subunit C family protein — MDLASAKMIGAGIAVIALFGVGIGIGNIFSALVTALGKNPGAREHVFGVSMLGFALVEATALYALLIAFLILYG; from the coding sequence ATGGATCTAGCATCTGCAAAAATGATAGGCGCGGGGATTGCCGTTATTGCGCTTTTTGGTGTCGGTATTGGTATTGGTAATATCTTTTCCGCCCTGGTAACGGCTCTTGGCAAAAACCCGGGGGCGCGCGAACATGTTTTCGGCGTGTCCATGCTTGGTTTTGCCCTGGTTGAGGCAACGGCTCTTTACGCCTTGCTCATCGCTTTCCTTATCCTTTACGGGTAA
- the lon gene encoding endopeptidase La, whose protein sequence is MSDNFNNPESVKSTDPFGKGAAVMKRLIPVLPLRNLVVFPSMVVPLFVGREKSIGALEEVMRTDREILLLTQRAEDVEDPKPEELYEIGTLGNVLQLLRLPDGTVKVLVEGGKRVRVKKFYQGDQFMSAEVSDLEEKIKNREELNPLMKTLVEQFQEFFQLGKQMPVELASSIEKITDPGKLADTIAQNLTIKLSEKQALLEMLVIDERLEKILSYLEGEISMVQVEKKIRNRVKRQMEKTQREYYLNEQMKAIQKELGSGEDGSPKNELDELKAKAKKLKLPKEAMEKFNAELKKLSMMGAMSSEATVVRNYLDWILSLPWQNPTKLSTDLNLAEEVLNEDHHGLEKVKERILEYLSVLQRVKKMKGPILCLVGPPGVGKTSLGQSIARATNRQFVRMSLGGVRDEAEIRGHRRTYIGSLPGRILQSMKKAGSTNPLFLLDEIDKLGADWRGDPSSALLEVLDPEQNSHFHDHYLELDYDLSQVMFIATANSLRIPPALLDRMEIIRLPGYTEDEKVAIAEKHLLPKIAKDYGFENGAPAEKPASKKAEKDKNDSADVALDKVAMTAGDEAKHGDAISDAKPADTDKADNAPKRASGEKEWDVTESAVRDLIRYYTREAGVRNLERELQKLARKAMRKIQQEKLPTVTINAESLGQYAGVRQFRFGLAEQKNLIGVVTGLAWTEVGGDILMIESILKPGSGKVSKTGNVGKVMQESVEAAENYLKSRAASFGIDKKTMTKNDVHVHVPEGATPKDGPSAGIAMLTSLVSSLTGVPVRSDVAMTGEITLRGRVLPIGGLKEKLLAALRGGIKTVLIPKENEKDLVELPQVIKDNLTIIPVETADEVLAAALTQKLTPVVWDDKDNNNPIVPAIEEEVEDKKTDVVHQ, encoded by the coding sequence ATGAGCGATAATTTTAACAACCCCGAATCGGTGAAATCTACCGACCCATTTGGCAAGGGGGCCGCGGTGATGAAACGCCTGATACCAGTTTTGCCATTGCGCAACCTGGTGGTTTTCCCATCGATGGTGGTGCCGTTGTTTGTTGGTCGCGAAAAATCCATCGGCGCGCTCGAGGAAGTGATGCGCACCGACCGCGAAATTTTGCTCCTGACCCAACGAGCCGAGGATGTCGAAGACCCAAAGCCCGAGGAGTTATATGAAATCGGCACGCTGGGCAATGTGTTACAATTATTACGCCTGCCCGATGGCACGGTGAAGGTGTTGGTCGAGGGCGGCAAGCGCGTCCGCGTCAAAAAATTCTATCAGGGCGACCAATTCATGTCGGCCGAGGTTTCCGACTTGGAAGAAAAAATTAAAAACCGCGAGGAATTAAACCCGCTGATGAAAACCTTGGTCGAGCAATTCCAGGAGTTTTTTCAACTGGGCAAACAAATGCCGGTCGAATTGGCCAGCTCGATAGAAAAAATCACCGACCCGGGCAAACTAGCCGATACCATCGCGCAAAACTTGACCATCAAATTATCGGAAAAACAGGCCTTGCTCGAAATGCTGGTCATCGACGAGCGGTTGGAAAAAATCTTAAGCTACCTCGAGGGCGAAATTTCGATGGTGCAGGTTGAGAAAAAAATTCGCAACCGCGTCAAACGCCAAATGGAAAAAACCCAACGCGAATATTATTTGAACGAGCAGATGAAGGCCATTCAAAAAGAATTGGGCTCGGGCGAGGATGGCTCCCCCAAAAATGAATTGGATGAATTAAAGGCCAAGGCCAAGAAATTGAAATTGCCGAAGGAGGCGATGGAAAAATTCAACGCCGAATTAAAAAAACTATCGATGATGGGTGCCATGTCGTCCGAGGCCACGGTCGTCCGCAATTACCTTGATTGGATACTCTCCCTGCCGTGGCAGAACCCCACCAAATTATCGACCGATTTGAACCTGGCCGAGGAGGTGTTGAACGAAGACCACCATGGTTTGGAAAAAGTCAAAGAACGTATTTTGGAATATCTATCCGTCCTGCAACGGGTGAAAAAAATGAAGGGGCCGATATTATGCCTGGTCGGGCCGCCGGGGGTTGGTAAAACATCGCTTGGCCAATCTATCGCCCGCGCCACCAATCGCCAATTTGTCCGCATGAGCCTGGGCGGGGTGCGGGATGAAGCCGAAATTCGTGGCCACCGCCGCACCTACATCGGGTCATTGCCTGGTCGTATTTTGCAATCGATGAAAAAAGCCGGTAGCACCAACCCATTGTTCTTGCTGGATGAAATAGACAAATTAGGTGCCGATTGGCGCGGCGACCCGTCGTCGGCCTTGCTCGAGGTGCTTGACCCCGAACAAAACAGCCATTTCCACGACCATTATTTGGAGTTGGATTACGACCTGTCGCAGGTGATGTTTATCGCCACCGCCAACAGCCTGCGTATTCCACCGGCCCTGCTCGACCGCATGGAAATTATCCGCCTGCCCGGCTACACCGAGGATGAAAAGGTCGCCATCGCCGAAAAACATCTTCTGCCAAAAATTGCCAAGGATTATGGTTTTGAAAACGGCGCGCCGGCCGAAAAACCGGCAAGCAAAAAAGCCGAGAAGGACAAAAATGATTCTGCTGACGTAGCGTTGGATAAGGTCGCAATGACCGCGGGTGATGAAGCAAAACATGGCGATGCCATCAGCGACGCCAAGCCAGCCGATACCGACAAGGCCGACAATGCACCCAAACGCGCGAGCGGTGAAAAAGAATGGGATGTAACCGAATCGGCGGTGCGCGATTTGATAAGATACTACACGCGCGAGGCCGGCGTGCGTAATTTAGAACGCGAATTGCAAAAATTGGCGCGAAAGGCGATGCGCAAAATCCAACAGGAAAAATTACCAACCGTGACCATCAACGCGGAAAGCCTGGGGCAATATGCCGGCGTGCGCCAATTCCGTTTTGGTTTGGCCGAACAGAAAAATTTAATCGGCGTCGTAACCGGCTTGGCCTGGACCGAGGTCGGGGGCGATATATTGATGATAGAATCGATTTTAAAACCCGGTAGCGGCAAGGTCAGCAAAACCGGCAATGTCGGCAAGGTGATGCAAGAATCGGTCGAGGCGGCGGAGAATTATTTAAAATCGCGCGCCGCGTCCTTTGGCATTGACAAAAAAACCATGACCAAAAACGACGTGCATGTGCACGTGCCCGAGGGGGCAACGCCGAAAGACGGGCCATCGGCCGGTATTGCAATGTTGACATCGCTGGTTTCCAGCTTGACCGGCGTGCCGGTGCGGAGTGACGTTGCCATGACGGGGGAAATCACCCTGCGCGGTCGTGTCTTGCCGATTGGTGGATTGAAAGAAAAATTATTGGCGGCATTGCGCGGCGGGATTAAAACCGTGCTTATCCCCAAGGAAAATGAAAAGGACCTGGTCGAATTGCCGCAGGTGATTAAAGACAACCTGACCATTATTCCGGTGGAAACCGCCGATGAGGTGTTGGCGGCCGCCCTGACGCAAAAATTAACGCCGGTGGTGTGGGATGATAAGGACAATAATAACCCGATAGTGCCCGCTATCGAGGAAGAGGTCGAGGACAAAAAAACCGACGTGGTGCATCAATAA
- the trxA gene encoding thioredoxin yields the protein MSEKLTDKDFNQKVLENPLPVLVDFWAEWCGPCKVVGPILEEIAEAKKDKLVVAKLNIDDFPEIAGDYNIRSIPTMLLFKGGKVVDMRVGAMARGQIETWLTPQL from the coding sequence ATGAGCGAAAAACTAACCGATAAAGATTTTAACCAAAAGGTATTGGAAAACCCATTGCCGGTGTTGGTCGATTTTTGGGCCGAATGGTGCGGCCCGTGCAAGGTTGTCGGCCCGATTTTAGAAGAAATCGCCGAAGCGAAAAAAGATAAATTGGTGGTCGCCAAATTAAATATCGATGATTTCCCGGAAATTGCCGGTGATTATAACATTCGTTCTATCCCCACCATGTTGCTGTTTAAGGGCGGCAAGGTGGTTGACATGCGGGTGGGCGCCATGGCGCGCGGGCAAATTGAAACCTGGCTTACGCCACAGCTTTAA
- a CDS encoding electron transfer flavoprotein subunit beta/FixA family protein, which yields MKILVPVKRVIEANTKVRVKADQSGVELNNVKMDMNPFCEIAVEQAIRLVEAKIATEVVLVSVGTAQAQETIRKGLAMGADRGIHITADHETENLLVAKLLAKVVEKEKPGLVILGKQAIDGDANQTGQMLAALLGWPSATYVSKLAINGDAADITREVDGGLEIIKVKMPAVLTADLRLNEPRYTTLPNIMKAKKKPIETLTADALGVALTPRLKTLKVIEPKSRGGGVKVKTVAELVKKLHDEAKVI from the coding sequence ATGAAAATTTTGGTGCCAGTAAAAAGGGTGATTGAGGCCAACACAAAGGTCAGGGTTAAAGCCGACCAAAGCGGTGTTGAGTTGAACAATGTCAAAATGGACATGAATCCCTTCTGCGAAATCGCCGTTGAGCAGGCGATAAGATTGGTCGAAGCAAAAATTGCGACCGAGGTCGTCTTGGTCTCGGTCGGCACGGCGCAGGCGCAGGAAACCATCCGCAAGGGGTTGGCGATGGGCGCAGACCGCGGCATTCACATCACCGCCGACCATGAAACCGAAAACCTGTTGGTTGCCAAATTATTGGCCAAGGTGGTTGAAAAAGAAAAACCAGGGTTGGTTATTTTGGGCAAGCAAGCCATCGACGGCGATGCCAACCAAACCGGCCAGATGTTGGCGGCCTTGCTTGGCTGGCCATCGGCGACCTATGTTTCAAAATTGGCCATCAATGGCGACGCGGCCGACATCACGCGAGAGGTTGACGGCGGCTTGGAAATTATCAAGGTGAAAATGCCGGCGGTCTTGACCGCCGACCTGCGGCTTAACGAACCGCGCTATACGACCTTGCCAAATATTATGAAGGCAAAGAAAAAACCGATTGAAACCCTAACCGCCGATGCGTTGGGCGTTGCATTGACGCCGCGTTTAAAAACCCTGAAGGTTATCGAACCAAAATCGCGCGGCGGCGGCGTTAAGGTAAAAACCGTTGCCGAATTGGTAAAAAAATTACACGACGAAGCAAAAGTTATTTAA
- a CDS encoding FAD-binding protein → MMSILAILDHHDNMLAPASLSALTCAKKIAEVSKGEIDILVIGKDLKPITDKLSAASGVKKIFTASADHLAHPVAEDAVPIILALAKNYRHVVMPANSFGKNIMPRVAALLDVQQISEITGVVKENTFERPIYAGNALATVETSDKIICMTVRGTAFEPDALSGGKAEVAAVDVLAKTDKVSFVKLDQTKSERPELTSAKIVISGGRGMAAKENFGLLDKVATILNAAVGASRAAVDAGYAPNDYQVGQTGKVVAPDLYIAVGISGAIQHLAGMKDSKIIAAINKDDEAPIFQVADYGLVADLFTVLPELEAELKKIKK, encoded by the coding sequence ATGATGTCGATTTTAGCAATTCTTGACCACCACGATAATATGTTGGCGCCGGCGTCGCTGAGCGCATTGACCTGCGCCAAAAAAATTGCCGAGGTTAGCAAGGGCGAGATTGACATTTTGGTGATTGGCAAAGATTTAAAACCCATCACCGATAAATTATCAGCCGCCAGCGGCGTTAAAAAAATATTCACCGCCAGCGCCGACCATTTGGCGCACCCGGTGGCCGAAGACGCCGTGCCGATTATTTTGGCATTGGCAAAAAATTATCGCCATGTGGTGATGCCGGCCAATAGTTTTGGCAAGAACATCATGCCGCGCGTTGCGGCCTTGCTTGACGTGCAACAGATTTCTGAAATCACCGGCGTGGTGAAGGAAAATACCTTTGAACGGCCGATTTATGCCGGCAACGCCCTGGCGACGGTCGAAACCAGCGACAAAATTATTTGCATGACGGTGCGCGGCACCGCCTTTGAACCCGATGCTTTGTCGGGGGGCAAGGCCGAGGTGGCGGCGGTCGATGTGCTGGCCAAAACCGATAAGGTTTCGTTTGTCAAATTAGACCAAACAAAAAGCGAGCGTCCCGAATTGACCTCGGCGAAAATTGTTATCTCGGGCGGGCGTGGCATGGCGGCGAAGGAAAATTTTGGATTGTTGGATAAGGTTGCCACGATATTGAACGCGGCGGTTGGGGCATCGCGTGCCGCGGTCGACGCGGGTTACGCACCAAACGATTACCAAGTTGGCCAAACCGGTAAGGTGGTGGCGCCCGACCTTTATATCGCGGTGGGGATTTCCGGCGCTATACAACATTTGGCCGGCATGAAGGATAGCAAAATCATCGCCGCCATCAATAAGGACGATGAAGCACCAATTTTCCAAGTTGCCGATTATGGGCTGGTGGCTGACCTTTTCACCGTTCTGCCGGAGTTAGAGGCCGAGCTGAAAAAAATTAAGAAGTAG
- a CDS encoding F0F1 ATP synthase subunit A: MASPLHQFKIEPIVPLHIGGVDVSFTNSALFMMLALVVSSGLLFLAVRKKPTADNLIPTRLQVVIEQSYQFVANMVESNSGAEAKKYLPFVFSLFFFILIGNLLGLLPYSFTFTSHIFVTFVMAGVIFIFVTLLGFAKHGFKFLSLFVPPKGTPAFMFPLMIPIEFISYLSRPISLSVRLFANMMVGHAMMKIFASFVIPLAAMSFGIAGLLPITVNVVLVGFEIMVAFLQAYVFCFLTCLYINDALHLHH, from the coding sequence ATGGCCAGTCCACTTCACCAATTTAAAATTGAACCCATCGTCCCCCTGCATATCGGCGGGGTGGATGTTTCCTTCACCAATTCGGCATTGTTCATGATGCTGGCGCTGGTGGTATCCAGCGGGTTATTGTTCCTTGCCGTCCGCAAAAAACCAACCGCCGATAATTTAATACCCACGCGGTTGCAGGTCGTTATTGAACAATCATACCAATTCGTCGCCAACATGGTGGAATCGAACAGCGGGGCCGAGGCAAAAAAATACCTGCCGTTTGTTTTCTCGCTTTTCTTTTTTATTTTGATTGGCAATTTGCTCGGCCTGTTGCCCTACAGCTTCACCTTCACCAGCCATATTTTTGTTACCTTTGTCATGGCGGGGGTGATATTTATTTTTGTCACTTTGCTGGGTTTTGCCAAACATGGTTTTAAATTTTTAAGCTTGTTCGTCCCGCCAAAGGGCACACCGGCTTTCATGTTTCCGTTGATGATACCTATCGAATTTATTTCTTACCTGTCGCGCCCCATCAGCCTGTCGGTGCGGTTGTTCGCCAACATGATGGTCGGCCACGCGATGATGAAAATTTTTGCCAGCTTTGTTATCCCCCTGGCGGCCATGTCTTTTGGCATCGCCGGCCTGTTGCCCATCACCGTTAATGTCGTGTTGGTCGGGTTTGAAATCATGGTGGCGTTTTTACAAGCCTATGTCTTTTGTTTTTTAACTTGCCTTTATATAAATGATGCGCTACACCTCCATCATTAA